Within the Salinibacterium sp. TMP30 genome, the region AAAGCCGGCGACACGAAGAATGGATGCCCAGAAAGCATCGTCTTGGAAGACCCGTGCGTACTGCACGAACCCCCCAAACACCTCCGTCGGCTTACCGAAGGTTCCCTCACGCTCTACCGTAAGCAGCGACTGGTAGATCGCAACGAAGATCGGGATGATGTAGAACAGGCTGAACAGCACAGCGAATGGGGTGATAAAGAAAATCACCGCACCGCGGTTCTTGGACACCCCTCGCCTCTTTACCTGCTGTGGTGCTGTGGTGGGTTGAGCAATGCTGGTGTTCATCGCGTAGCTCCTTCTTCAACACTCAGGCGGATGACGCGAACGCCCCCGGCAGGAACAGTCACCGAACCCGCAATCGTTGTGTCTGTCAACAGCTCTTCGCCATCGACAGGGAAAGAAATGTCGTGGGCGCTGTGGTTAATGACAAAGCGGAAGCGTTCTGAGTCGTTCGACCGAGTGACCACCTCAACACCAGCACGAAGCTCCAGCTGTTCAACGCCAGCCTCGTCGAGCGCACGGCCCATCAGGTCAGCGAAACTTGGCTCGTCGAGCGCGGTAGCCACGTACCAGGCCGCTCCCGAACCGAAGCGATTGCGCGTGATTGCCGGCCCACCGGGCACTGGGCCGCTCGCGAATTCGGCGACGACATCCGCAGTGGTTGGTCGAACATGTTCTGCCCAGGTCGTGGCGTGTCCGCCGTCGCTGAGCACAAGCTGAGTTTCGGGCATGAGGGGGAAGAATTGTTCGGTCCAGACCCCTAGCAGCGCAGGGAATGCCCCGGGAGGCGTCTCTCCTGTGGGGTCACACCGGATGCCATCAGTTTCGTCAACGATGCCCGAGAAGAAGGTAACAACAGCGACACCGCCGGCCTCAACAAATTCGGTGATGACGTCGATACTGTCGTCGTCGACGAGGTAGAGGCTCGGAACAACAACAAGCTGGTAGTCGTTAAGTGCTGCGCCCGGCGCGACGACGTCTACGGTGACCCCGTTGGCGCGGAGTGCATCGTAGGCAGCGTGCACTTGCTCGAGGTATTTCACGTCTGTTGATGGTTGCGAGTCGCCCTCGGCGGCCCACCAGGATTCCCAACTGAATATTAACGCCACTGAAGCCTCGACCCGGGTGCCCGCGAGAGACTCGAGCGCGTGGAGTTTCGCACCCAGGTCGAGGGTCTCACGCCATACGGAAGTGTCAGTGCCGGCGTGAGGAAGAAGCGCCGAGTGAAACTTTTCGGCACCGTGTCGCGACGCACGCCACTGGAAGAAGCAGACGGTGTCTGCTCCTCTAGCGACATGAGTCAACGTATTGCGCAACATCTCGCCGGGCTGCTTGGCGAGATTGTGTGGCTGCCAGCTCACCGCACTGCTGGCCTGTTCCATGAGCACCCAGGGTGCGCCCTGCGCGAGACCGCGGGTGAGGTCAGCAGCAAACGACAGTTCGCTTACCGGATGCGATAGCCGGTGATCAAGGTAGTGATCGTTGGCGATGACATCCATTTCGCTCGCCCACTGCCA harbors:
- a CDS encoding beta-galactosidase; translated protein: MTTSRADRAASWSPDSVVLGCDYNPEQWSESVWHQDVALMREAGVSLVAINIFGWAEIEPRQGEYNFDRLDTIMDLLHSAGIRVNLGTGTSSPPAWLTTLHPEILPTAADGTRRWPGGRQAWCPSSPEFRSAALGLVAKVAERYSSHPALALWHVSNELGCHNAHCYCDTSAAAFREWLRARYTTVDALNQAWGTAFWSQRYSEWNQILPPRATLSSTNPAQRIDFSRFSSDELLDYYRGEAALLRSVSSIPVTTNFMVTAHIRSQNYWQWASEMDVIANDHYLDHRLSHPVSELSFAADLTRGLAQGAPWVLMEQASSAVSWQPHNLAKQPGEMLRNTLTHVARGADTVCFFQWRASRHGAEKFHSALLPHAGTDTSVWRETLDLGAKLHALESLAGTRVEASVALIFSWESWWAAEGDSQPSTDVKYLEQVHAAYDALRANGVTVDVVAPGAALNDYQLVVVPSLYLVDDDSIDVITEFVEAGGVAVVTFFSGIVDETDGIRCDPTGETPPGAFPALLGVWTEQFFPLMPETQLVLSDGGHATTWAEHVRPTTADVVAEFASGPVPGGPAITRNRFGSGAAWYVATALDEPSFADLMGRALDEAGVEQLELRAGVEVVTRSNDSERFRFVINHSAHDISFPVDGEELLTDTTIAGSVTVPAGGVRVIRLSVEEGATR